The proteins below come from a single Drosophila suzukii chromosome X, CBGP_Dsuzu_IsoJpt1.0, whole genome shotgun sequence genomic window:
- the LOC139353349 gene encoding uncharacterized protein, giving the protein MTSSEENNRSVCVLSDAPNQCGKFYLSKLHPMLSIIPETDIKLDRIKREQQAIQTRLQAVQFWLQVQWTIIKGSLTDIGPEVKATLIETEKQLLALISEIKNQVYLLLNTLGDQSSTIKIQLKTKLLEVQTKLDYQSKAIQESC; this is encoded by the coding sequence ATGACCAGTTCCGAAGAGAATAATCGATCAGTTTGTGTACTAAGCGATGCTCCAAATCAGTGTGGCAAATTCTACCTCAGCAAACTCCATCCGATGCTCAGTATCATCCCTGAAACCGATATTAAGCTGGACAGGATCAAAAGAGAGCAGCAGGCTATTCAGACTCGACTTCAGGCTGTCCAATTTTGGTTGCAGGTCCAGTGGACAATAATAAAGGGATCCTTAACAGATATAGGCCCAGAAGTCAAGGCGACGCTAATCGAAACGGAGAAACAGCTTTTAGCTCTAATTTCCGAAATAAAGAACCAGGTTTATTTACTATTGAACACGCTTGGAGATCAAAGTTCAAccattaagattcaattgaaGACCAAACTCCTTGAAGTCCAGACAAAACTTGATTACCAGAGTAAAGCTATTCAAGAATCCTGCTAG
- the LOC118878173 gene encoding uncharacterized protein, with amino-acid sequence MADMRDLDVSFNQKGENDAPMEAGFPIMTIATESEKPGTAAPEMATTSGDSFNQKGGNSASMDSGIPIMPVATGSEKPGIAALESATTSGKGEKPEIEAEPPSNTYVEGLEKDSKDGVCPKKIDADQQGLSAVGREQKKEAQSEALRQSGDQINVRQLGGVMGPEEEASPEALRQSEEEPKQPKANSLLKRDSQDTVDDTFAPQAKKPKLFKTQDMDQEM; translated from the exons ATGGCCGACATGCGCGACCTCGATGTCTCCTTCAACCAGAAGGGGGAAAACGACGCACCAATGGAAGCCGGGTTTCCAATAATGACCATAGCCACCGAGTCCGAGAAGCCCGGAACTGCAGCTCCCGAGATGGCGACTACCTCCGGCGACTCCTTCAACCAAAAGGGGGGAAACAGCGCATCAATGGACTCGGGGATTCCAATCATGCCCGTAGCCACCGGGTCCGAGAAGCCCGGAATTGCAGCTCTCGAGTCGGCGACTACCTCCGGCAAGGGTGAAAAGCCGGAGATCGAGGCGGAACCGCCTTCGAACACCTATGTTGAGGGCCTGGAGAAGGACTCGAAGGACGGGGTATGCCCCAAGAAAATCGACGCAGATCAGCAG GGACTGTCGGCGGTGGGCCGTGAGCAGAAGAAAGAAGCACAATCTGAAGCTCTTCGCCAATCCGGGGATCAGATTAACGTCCGTCAGCTGGGCGGAGTCATGGGCCCTGAGGAAGAAGCTTCACCCGAAGCTCTTCGCCAATCCGAGGAGGAACCGAAACAGCCTAAAGCAAATTCCTTGCTAAAGCGCGATTCCCAGGATACGGTAGATGATACGTTCGCTCCACAGGCTAAGAAACCAAAGCTTTTCAAAACACAAGACATGGACCAGGAGATGTAA
- the LOC108018869 gene encoding nucleolar and coiled-body phosphoprotein 1-like: MADMPDLDVSFNQKGENDAPMEAGFPIMTIATESEKPGTAAPEMATTSGDSFNQKGGNSASMDSGIPIMPVATGSEKPGIAALESATTSGKGEKPEIEAEPPSNTYVEGLEKDSKDGVCPKKIDADQQGLSAVGRELKEEASPEALRKSEEEQKQSKANSLLKRDSQDTVDDTFAPQAKKPKLFKTQDVDQEI; encoded by the exons ATGGCCGATATGCCCGACCTCGATGTCTCCTTCAACCAGAAGGGGGAAAACGACGCACCAATGGAAGCCGGGTTTCCAATAATGACCATAGCCACCGAGTCCGAGAAGCCCGGAACTGCAGCTCCCGAGATGGCGACTACCTCCGGCGACTCCTTCAACCAAAAGGGGGGAAACAGCGCATCAATGGACTCGGGGATTCCAATCATGCCCGTAGCCACCGGGTCCGAGAAGCCCGGAATTGCAGCTCTCGAGTCGGCGACTACCTCCGGCAAGGGTGAAAAGCCGGAGATCGAGGCGGAACCGCCTTCGAACACCTATGTTGAGGGCCTGGAGAAGGACTCGAAGGACGGGGTATGCCCCAAGAAAATCGACGCAGATCAGCAG GGACTGTCGGCGGTGGGCCGTGAGCTGAAGGAAGAAGCTTCACCCGAAGCTCTTCGCAAATCCGAGGAGGAACAGAAACAGTCTAAAGCAAATTCCTTGCTAAAGCGCGATTCCCAGGATACGGTAGATGATACGTTCGCTCCACAGGCTAAGAAACCAAAGCTTTTCAAAACACAAGACGTGGACCAGGAGATCTAA
- the LOC108019022 gene encoding RNA polymerase-associated protein Rtf1: MSGQPFRRTRRPAAEIVRELRHLRSSPLRIDDEDESWVEGHEKPPTPDLPVVSRDQLEQLRLSRHRIGLLLVRPAFEQAVTGCFVRVNINGQEELPDHRIAEVLGLGELDFGYKVGEVPTNVALRLRYEDLVMLHEIIDVSNLAFTNEEFELWRDICINQAISPPTTHMITRKKIELYNALQCEAKPLSLIQRTFSFAFKPPQKRGIMERHGSVYPWRLKHPLPLIPQPPPMPPPENPPRGLTYRMKTSSLVLDLEGEKNTGEAN; encoded by the coding sequence ATGTCCGGCCAGCCATTCCGGCGGACTCGTCGTCCCGCGGCGGAAATAGTCCGTGAACTCCGCCACCTGCGCTCCTCTCCCCTGCGGATCGACGACGAGGACGAGTCCTGGGTGGAGGGTCACGAGAAGCCGCCCACTCCCGACCTCCCGGTGGTCAGTCGCGATCAGCTGGAACAGCTGCGTCTGAGTCGCCATCGAATCGGCCTGCTCCTGGTTCGTCCCGCCTTCGAGCAGGCCGTTACCGGATGCTTTGTCCGGGTGAATATCAATGGGCAGGAGGAGCTGCCCGACCATCGGATTGCCGAGGTTCTGGGCCTCGGGGAGCTGGACTTTGGCTACAAGGTCGGCGAGGTACCCACGAATGTGGCGTTGCGACTGCGCTACGAGGATCTGGTGATGCTCCACGAGATTATCGATGTCTCGAACCTGGCCTTTACCAACGAGGAGTTCGAGCTGTGGCGAGATATATGCATCAATCAGGCCATCAgtccacccaccacccacatGATAACGCGCAAGAAGATCGAGTTATATAACGCCTTGCAGTGCGAGGCCAAGCCATTGTCCCTTATCCAAAGAACCTTCTCCTTTGCCTTTAAGCCGCCGCAGAAACGTGGCATCATGGAGCGCCATGGCAGCGTCTATCCTTGGCGCTTGAAGCATCCGCTGCCTTTGATTCCACAACCGCCGCCCATGCCACCGCCCGAAAATCCCCCCAGGGGTCTAACCTACAGGATGAAAACGAGTTCCTTAGTCCTAGATCTCGAGGGGGAGAAAAATACTGGAGAAGCTAACTAA